A window from Fragaria vesca subsp. vesca linkage group LG5, FraVesHawaii_1.0, whole genome shotgun sequence encodes these proteins:
- the LOC101297149 gene encoding uncharacterized protein LOC101297149: protein MVDNKEILPPQYDVDAKMDACIDLTVRRFVYSTLGGAIGGLLLFRSPVTRWASVAFGAGMGIGSAYTDCSRLFEGLPSTAKVASPKIDETPATQDGQD, encoded by the exons ATGGTCGATAACAAAGAAATCCTGCCGCCGCAGTACGACGTCGACGCCAAAATGGACGCCTGTATCGATCTCACCGTCCGCCGCTTCGTCTACTCCACCCTCGGCGGTGCCATCGGCGGTCTTCTTTTGTTCA GGAGTCCTGTGACTCGCTGGGCTTCTGTAGCCTTTGGTGCTGGAATGGGCATTGGATCTGCATACACCGATTGTTCTCGTTTATTTGAGGGGTTGCCTTCAACTGCAAAGGTGGCATCACCTAAGATTGATGAGACTCCTGCTACTCAG GATGGACAGGATTAA
- the LOC101308774 gene encoding G-type lectin S-receptor-like serine/threonine-protein kinase At5g35370-like, producing MVAVVVVVVIRWLRKKRPTGVNLDRWDSSSSAEMEMISIPGLPRRFNIEELVAATENFKAQIGSGGFGTVYKGTVLDNTVVAVKKITSLGDRGKMELCAETATIGSIHHANLVKLRGFCTHGKQCCLIYEYMNRGSLEKILFGNGLVLEWPKRYEIALGMARGLAYLHSGCEPKIIHCDIKPENILLNDDMQVKISDFGLAKLLYDEKSELLTTLRGTRGYLAPEWLTSRGITDKTDVYSYGMVLFELVRGSRNCMFQSSGNENGEGNVHKLKRYT from the exons ATGGTGGCGGTGGTGGTGGTGGTAGTAATAAGATGGTTGAGAAAGAAAAGGCCTACTGGAGTAAACTTAGACAGATGGGATTCATCTTCATCAGCAGAGATGGAGATGATCTCTATTCCGGGTTTGCCCAGGAGATTCAATATTGAAGAGCTTGTAGCTGCAACAGAAAATTTTAAGGCCCAAATTGGCAGTGGAGGATTTGGTACAGTATATAAAGGTACTGTACTAGACAATACTGTAGTGGCAGTGAAAAAGATAACAAGTTTGGGAGACCGAGGGAAGATGGAATTATGTGCCGAGACAGCAACAATCGGAAGCATCCACCATGCAAATCTGGTTAAGTTGAGAGGTT TCTGCACCCATGGGAAACAATGCTGTCTGATTTATGAGTATATGAATAGAGGTTCATTGGAGAAGATCCTTTTTGGTAATGGCCTGGTTTTAGAATGGCCAAAAAGGTATGAAATAGCACTTGGAATGGCAAGAGGACTTGCTTACTTGCACAGCGGATGCGAACCAAAGATCATCCACTGTGACATCAAGCCAGAGAACATTCTTTTAAATGATGATATGCAAGTCAAGATATCAGATTTTGGGCTTGCCAAGCTGCTATATGATGAAAAATCAGAACTATTGACAACATTGAGAGGAACTCGGGGTTACCTTGCACCCGAATGGCTAACTAGCAGAGGAATCACAGACAAGACTGATGTGTACAGCTATGGTATGGTTTTATTTGAACTTGTGAGGGGAAGTAGAAATTGTATGTTTCAGAGCAGTGGCAATGAAAATGGTGAAGGAAATGTGCATAAGCTAAAGAGGTATACATAA
- the LOC101308474 gene encoding WW domain-containing oxidoreductase-like: MATTSSDLKEEVKKKRKKEGMGWIEWLRGLFYVVYEMPFQRITASHLQIPMPLPPVNHLTCIVTGSTSGIGCEIARQLAEAGAHVVMAVKNTKAAKELLQKWQNEWSGVGLPLNIEVMELDLLSLDSVVRFSEAWNARLGPLHVLINNAGRFTIGAPQNFSKDGYEEHLQVNHLAPSLLSVLLLPSLIRGSPSRIVNVNSIVSPFYVGFIDTDDMNLVSGKRKYTSLAGYSSSKLAQIMFSCVLHKRLPAEAGICVTCVSPGIVQTNVTRDLPRIIQAVYRLVPYFIFSPQEGSRSALFAATDPQVPKYCRLLKSYNFPVCAFISQDCNPIMPSEEALNVETSHKVWEKTFEMIGLPSDAVERLIEGEEVACRSIWSS, from the exons ATGGCGACCACATCATCTGATTTGAAAGAGGAAGTGAAGAAGAAGAGGAAGAAGGAGGGAATGGGATGGATAGAGTGGTTGAGAGGTTTGTTCTATGTGGTGTATGAGATGCCGTTCCAGAGAATCACTGCCAGCCATTTGCAAATCCCAATGCCTTTGCCTCCTGTCAACCATCTCACATGCATTGTCACTGGATCCACTAGCGGTATCGGCTGCGAAATTGCCAG GCAGTTGGCGGAGGCCGGTGCACATGTTGTAATGGCAGTGAAAAACACCAAAGCAGCTAAGGAGCTGCTCCAGAAGTGGCAAAATGAATGGTCTGGAGTCGGCCTTCCTCTCAATATCGAG GTAATGGAACTTGATCTACTCTCCTTGGATTCTGTTGTGAGATTTTCTGAAGCGTGGAATGCACGGTTGGGACCTCTGCATGTTCTTATCAATAATGCTGGGAGATTTACCATTGGAG CGCCACAAAATTTTTCAAAAGATGGGTATGAAGAGCACTTACAAGTGAATCATCTGGCTCCATCACTTCTATCAGTATTGCTATTGCCATCCCTTATTAGAGGCTCTCCAAGTCGAATTGTAAATGTCAATTCCATTGTAA GTCCATTTTATGTTGGGTTCATTGACACAGACGACATGAACCTTGTGTCTGGGAAAAGAAAATATACAAGCTTAGCAGGTTATTCGAGCAGCAAGCTCGCACAG ATTATGTTTAGTTGTGTCTTACATAAGCGGCTGCCTGCTGAAGCTGGTATTTGTGTAACATGTGTTTCTCCTGGTATTGTCCAGACAAATGTT ACGAGGGATCTTCCCAGAATCATTCAAGCTGTTTATCGTTTGGTACCCTATTTTATCTTTAGCCCTCAAGAAG GTTCGAGGAGCGCTCTCTTTGCAGCCACTGATCCTCAGGTTCCGAAATACTGTCGGTTGTTGAAATCATATAACTTTCCTGTTTGCGCTTTCATTTCTCAAGATTGCAACCCAATCATGCCTTCTGAAGAAGCTCTTAATGTTGAGACTTCACACAAAGTGTGGGAGAAGACATTTGAGATGATTGGCCTTCCTTCTGATGCTGTGGAGAGGCTCATAGAAGGGGAAGAAGTTGCATGCAGATCGATATGGAGCTCATAA